Proteins encoded by one window of Sphingomonas ginkgonis:
- the gatA gene encoding Asp-tRNA(Asn)/Glu-tRNA(Gln) amidotransferase subunit GatA: MSDLNLKTIAELRDGFRAGEFSAREIAESFNAAVEAGRPLNAYTVETPEDALACAEAADAARQSGDLKPLSGIPLGIKDLFATEGVDSTSGSNILRGFKPPYESTVSANLRRAGAGMLGKLNMDEFAMGSSNETSAYGPVISPWKRNDGGNAALTPGGSSGGSAAAVAAGMAPGVTGTDTGGSIRQPAAFTGITGIKPTYGRCSRWGIVAFASSLDQAGPMARDVRDCAILLEQMAGFDHRDATSLELPVPQWEAGLSSDLKGKRIGIPKEYRIDGVPDEINALWDRGIEWLKDAGAEPVEISLPHTRYALPTYYIIAPAEASSNLARYDGVRYGLREEPQGGNLDAMYAATRAAGFGAEVKRRIMIGTYVLSAGFYDAYFTKAQRVRALIKRDFREAFAQCDLILTPTAPSAAFGLKEKMSDPLAMYLNDVFAVPASLAGLPAMSVPGGLDSQGLPLGLHLIGNELDEQGVLNAGLAIEERAGFTARAERWW; this comes from the coding sequence GTGAGCGATCTCAACCTCAAGACGATCGCCGAGCTGCGCGACGGCTTCCGCGCCGGCGAGTTCTCGGCGCGCGAGATCGCGGAGAGTTTCAACGCCGCGGTCGAAGCGGGACGTCCGCTCAACGCCTATACGGTCGAGACGCCCGAGGATGCGCTGGCTTGCGCCGAAGCGGCTGATGCCGCGCGCCAGTCGGGAGACCTGAAGCCGCTGTCGGGCATCCCGCTCGGGATCAAGGACCTGTTCGCGACGGAAGGCGTGGACAGCACCTCGGGCTCGAACATCTTGCGTGGCTTCAAGCCGCCTTACGAGAGCACCGTCTCGGCCAACCTGCGCCGGGCGGGCGCGGGGATGCTGGGCAAGCTCAACATGGACGAGTTCGCGATGGGCTCGTCCAACGAGACCAGCGCCTACGGCCCGGTGATCAGCCCGTGGAAGCGCAACGACGGCGGCAATGCGGCGCTGACCCCGGGCGGCAGCTCGGGCGGCTCGGCGGCGGCGGTCGCGGCGGGGATGGCGCCGGGCGTCACCGGCACCGACACCGGCGGCTCGATCCGACAGCCGGCGGCGTTCACCGGCATTACCGGCATCAAGCCAACCTACGGGCGCTGCTCGCGCTGGGGCATCGTCGCCTTCGCCTCCTCGCTCGACCAGGCAGGGCCGATGGCGCGAGACGTGCGCGACTGCGCGATCCTGCTCGAGCAGATGGCCGGGTTTGACCATCGCGACGCGACCTCGCTGGAACTTCCCGTGCCGCAGTGGGAAGCGGGGTTGTCGAGCGATCTCAAGGGTAAGCGGATCGGTATTCCCAAGGAATACCGGATCGACGGGGTGCCCGACGAGATCAACGCGCTGTGGGATCGCGGGATCGAGTGGCTGAAGGATGCGGGTGCCGAGCCGGTCGAGATCAGCCTCCCGCACACCAGGTACGCGCTGCCGACCTATTACATCATCGCGCCGGCGGAGGCCTCGTCCAACCTCGCCCGCTATGACGGGGTCCGCTACGGGCTGCGCGAGGAGCCGCAGGGCGGCAATCTCGACGCGATGTACGCGGCGACGCGCGCGGCGGGGTTCGGGGCCGAGGTCAAGCGCCGCATCATGATCGGCACCTATGTGCTGTCGGCGGGCTTTTACGACGCCTATTTTACCAAGGCGCAGCGGGTCCGGGCGCTTATCAAGCGCGACTTCCGCGAGGCCTTCGCCCAGTGCGACCTGATCCTCACCCCGACCGCGCCGAGCGCGGCGTTCGGGCTCAAGGAGAAGATGAGCGACCCCTTGGCGATGTACCTCAACGACGTGTTCGCGGTTCCAGCGAGCCTCGCCGGGTTGCCGGCGATGAGCGTTCCGGGCGGGCTGGATTCGCAGGGTCTGCCGCTCGGCCTTCACCTGATCGGAAACGAACTGGACGAGCAGGGCGTGCTCAACGCCGGCCTCGCGATCGAGGAACGCGCCGGGTTCACGGCCCGCGCGGAGAGGTGGTGGTAA
- the gatB gene encoding Asp-tRNA(Asn)/Glu-tRNA(Gln) amidotransferase subunit GatB, with protein sequence MADASAPYRIRGATGEWEVVIGLEVHAQVVSNAKLFSGAATAFGAEPNTQVSLVDAAMPGMLPVPNRECIRQAVRTGMAIEAEINKWSRFDRKNYFYADLPQGYQISQLYHPLVGEGSVTVLTDEKDEASARTIGVERIHVEQDAGKLMHDQHPTMSYVDLNRSGVALMEIVSKPDMRSPAEAGAYLRKLRAILRYVGSCDGNMEEGSMRADVNVSVRRPGAEFGTRTETKNVNSVRVVMAVIEHEARRQVDLIEEGGAVAQETRLYDPDRNETRTLRSKEDAHDYRYFPDPDLLPLELDDTFLAECRASLPELPDAKRKRYEAAGITPYNASVLTAEVETARWFDALLEAGADAAKAANWVVAELFGALNRRGETIDQAPVSPQGAAELLALVGDGTISGTIAKQVFEIMLETGQGAGAIVEERGLKQTSDTGAIDAEIDRILAANADKVDQYRGGKQQLFGFFVGQTMKAMQGKANPGVVNERLKAKLG encoded by the coding sequence ATGGCCGACGCAAGCGCACCCTATCGCATTCGCGGCGCGACCGGCGAGTGGGAGGTCGTGATCGGCCTCGAGGTCCACGCGCAGGTCGTCTCCAACGCCAAGCTCTTCTCGGGCGCGGCGACGGCGTTCGGGGCGGAGCCGAACACGCAGGTGAGCCTGGTCGACGCGGCGATGCCGGGGATGCTTCCGGTGCCCAATCGCGAGTGCATCCGCCAGGCGGTGCGCACCGGCATGGCGATCGAGGCCGAGATCAACAAATGGTCGCGCTTCGACCGCAAGAACTATTTTTACGCCGACCTGCCGCAGGGTTACCAGATCAGTCAGCTCTACCATCCGCTGGTCGGCGAGGGGTCGGTGACGGTGCTGACCGACGAGAAGGACGAGGCGAGCGCGCGCACGATCGGGGTCGAGCGGATCCACGTGGAGCAGGACGCGGGCAAGCTGATGCACGACCAGCACCCGACGATGAGCTATGTCGACTTGAACCGGTCGGGCGTCGCGCTGATGGAGATCGTCAGCAAGCCGGACATGCGTTCTCCGGCCGAAGCAGGGGCTTACCTGCGCAAGCTCAGGGCCATTCTCCGCTACGTCGGGTCGTGCGACGGCAATATGGAGGAGGGCTCGATGCGCGCCGACGTCAATGTCAGCGTGCGCCGGCCGGGCGCCGAGTTCGGCACCCGCACCGAGACCAAGAACGTCAACTCGGTCCGCGTCGTCATGGCGGTGATCGAGCATGAGGCGCGGCGCCAGGTCGACCTGATCGAGGAGGGCGGCGCGGTGGCGCAGGAAACCCGCCTCTACGATCCGGACCGCAACGAGACGCGGACTCTCCGGTCGAAAGAAGACGCGCACGATTATCGCTACTTCCCCGACCCGGACCTCCTGCCGCTCGAGCTCGACGACACCTTCCTCGCCGAGTGCCGGGCCAGCCTGCCCGAGCTGCCCGACGCCAAGCGGAAGCGCTACGAGGCAGCGGGGATCACGCCCTACAACGCGAGCGTGCTGACCGCCGAGGTCGAGACCGCGCGCTGGTTTGACGCGCTGCTCGAGGCCGGTGCGGATGCGGCCAAGGCGGCGAACTGGGTGGTGGCAGAGCTGTTCGGGGCCTTGAACCGGCGCGGCGAGACGATTGACCAGGCGCCGGTCAGCCCGCAGGGCGCGGCCGAGCTGCTCGCTCTGGTCGGCGACGGGACCATCAGCGGCACGATCGCCAAGCAGGTGTTCGAGATCATGCTCGAGACCGGGCAGGGCGCGGGCGCGATCGTCGAGGAACGGGGCCTTAAGCAGACCAGCGACACCGGCGCGATCGACGCCGAGATCGACCGGATCCTCGCCGCCAATGCCGACAAGGTCGACCAGTATCGCGGCGGCAAGCAGCAGCTGTTCGGCTTCTTCGTCGGGCAGACGATGAAGGCGATGCAGGGCAAGGCCAATCCGGGGGTCGTTAACGAGCGGCTGAAGGCCAAGCTGGGCTGA